Proteins found in one Candidatus Omnitrophota bacterium genomic segment:
- a CDS encoding N-acetylneuraminate synthase family protein translates to MHTTIIAEIGQNHNGDMGLAKRMISVTKECGADVAKFQLYDVDLIFNKDFEWYKEAKQAQLDHQQVIELKQECDRVGIEFLASIFDTTRLNWILELGIEKIKIASRSIYNKGLMAAAARSGKDMIISLGMYKGKKFPKIDTKGKVDFLYCIAKYPTPLKDLKFSKVDFLKYAGFSDHTIGIEASMVAMARGARIIEKHFTLDKNMHGPDHRCSMDPDELKKIAYFSKLAEEIISAKG, encoded by the coding sequence ATGCATACTACTATTATTGCGGAGATAGGGCAGAATCATAATGGCGATATGGGCTTGGCTAAACGAATGATTTCTGTAACTAAAGAATGCGGAGCGGATGTGGCTAAGTTCCAGCTTTACGATGTTGATTTGATATTTAACAAGGATTTTGAGTGGTATAAAGAAGCAAAACAAGCACAACTTGATCATCAACAGGTTATAGAACTGAAGCAAGAATGCGACAGGGTTGGCATTGAGTTTTTAGCTTCGATTTTTGACACCACAAGGCTTAACTGGATTTTAGAACTGGGGATAGAAAAAATTAAAATCGCCAGCAGGTCAATTTATAATAAAGGCCTTATGGCTGCCGCAGCGCGAAGCGGCAAAGATATGATAATTTCACTCGGTATGTATAAAGGCAAAAAATTCCCCAAAATAGATACTAAAGGAAAAGTTGATTTTCTATATTGTATAGCAAAATACCCCACGCCTCTTAAGGACTTAAAATTTTCAAAGGTAGATTTTTTAAAATACGCGGGGTTCAGTGATCATACTATCGGCATAGAAGCCAGTATGGTTGCCATGGCAAGAGGAGCCCGGATTATCGAAAAACATTTTACTCTCGATAAAAATATGCACGGTCCGGACCATCGCTGCAGCATGGATCCTGATGAATTAAAGAAAATAGCGTATTTTTCAAAATTAGCAGAAGAGATAATCTCCGCGAAAGGATAA
- a CDS encoding SPASM domain-containing protein, with translation MGRGPTAEYHKEMMDGYVKGTLTCLTADYIKKHVNNDFPLVLNIEPTNNCNLSCYYCPRSKDIRKVGYMDFKLFKKLAEECKEYKKLKMINFHKDGEPLLHPKIYDMIKYADESGIAETLHMNTNGLLLDQKHWGVFLNSGIDDVTISIDAARAGTFKKLKGADLLAKIESNIRGLLSYKKEKGLSRPFIRVKIMEFADVTSSEINEFMDKWQGLADNVQVTGIHHWSGAIKEVKVTDEVKPQRYPCVLLWYMLAVNWSGKVSACNVDWDLSAVVGDVSKSTLHDIWNGAEIKRLRRAEVSGEEKPAKVCKECIVWAGGADLTQWFTQRKESYTS, from the coding sequence ATGGGCCGGGGGCCAACCGCAGAATATCATAAAGAGATGATGGACGGCTATGTTAAAGGGACACTGACTTGTCTGACAGCTGATTATATAAAGAAACATGTGAATAATGATTTCCCGCTTGTGCTTAACATAGAACCTACCAATAATTGTAATCTTAGTTGTTATTACTGTCCCAGAAGCAAGGATATCAGAAAAGTCGGCTACATGGATTTTAAACTTTTTAAAAAGTTAGCCGAAGAGTGTAAAGAATATAAAAAGCTAAAGATGATAAATTTTCACAAAGATGGTGAGCCGCTTCTTCATCCAAAAATATACGATATGATTAAATATGCAGATGAGAGCGGCATCGCAGAAACGCTTCATATGAATACAAATGGCCTTTTACTGGACCAGAAACATTGGGGGGTTTTTTTAAATTCAGGCATTGATGATGTTACGATAAGTATAGATGCTGCCAGGGCGGGTACCTTTAAAAAATTGAAGGGAGCCGATCTTCTGGCTAAGATCGAGTCAAATATACGGGGTTTATTAAGCTATAAGAAGGAAAAAGGATTGAGTAGGCCTTTTATAAGGGTGAAGATAATGGAGTTTGCCGATGTTACAAGCAGCGAAATAAACGAATTTATGGATAAGTGGCAGGGTTTAGCCGATAACGTCCAGGTCACCGGTATCCATCATTGGAGCGGTGCTATTAAAGAGGTGAAAGTCACAGATGAGGTAAAACCACAAAGATATCCGTGTGTTTTGTTATGGTATATGCTCGCCGTTAATTGGAGCGGAAAGGTTTCTGCTTGTAACGTTGATTGGGATCTTTCAGCCGTTGTCGGGGATGTTTCTAAGAGTACGCTGCATGATATATGGAATGGTGCTGAGATTAAGAGATTAAGGCGCGCCGAAGTTTCCGGTGAAGAAAAGCCTGCCAAAGTCTGTAAAGAATGTATAGTCTGGGCAGGCGGAGCCGACCTCACACAGTGGTTTACTCAAAGGAAGGAATCTTATACTTCATGA
- a CDS encoding DUF4910 domain-containing protein: MISLGQEMHALCVKLFPICRSITGNGVRLTLAIIQKHLPGIKIFEVPSGKKCFDWIVPKEWNIRDAYLIDPDGNKILDFQKSNLCVSGYSMPVNKKISLAELNDHLYSLPTQPTAVPYVTSYYEERWGFCISQEQRLLLKPGIYQAYIDSDLKKGNLTYGELILPGRSKKEVLLSTYICHPSLANDNLSGFVVTTFLAKWLMSLSQREYTYRIIFIPETIGSIVYLSRNMKIMKRNVIAGFNITCVGDDNSYSYLPSRKGNTKADRIALHVLKHMHRDYISYSYLDRGSDERQYCSPSIDLPVCSLMRTKYGEYPQYHTSLDNLELVTPVGLSGGYGSLKKCLECLENDDIFRTTVLCEPQLGRRRLYATLSRKGSEKQVNAMMDLLAYTDGKKSLLEVAEEINLPIWELSPIIKKLKEYRLVEEVKK; the protein is encoded by the coding sequence ATGATAAGTTTAGGCCAGGAAATGCATGCTTTATGCGTTAAGTTGTTCCCTATCTGCAGGAGCATTACAGGCAATGGCGTGCGCCTGACTTTAGCTATAATCCAAAAGCATCTTCCTGGGATTAAAATATTTGAGGTTCCTAGCGGGAAGAAATGCTTTGATTGGATTGTCCCTAAGGAATGGAATATCCGGGATGCCTATCTTATTGATCCTGATGGCAATAAGATCCTGGATTTTCAGAAATCCAACCTTTGCGTCTCGGGTTATTCTATGCCGGTCAATAAAAAGATATCTTTGGCGGAATTAAATGATCACCTCTATTCCCTTCCAACTCAGCCGACCGCAGTTCCCTATGTGACTTCCTATTATGAAGAGAGATGGGGTTTTTGTATATCTCAAGAGCAAAGATTACTACTTAAGCCCGGGATATACCAGGCATATATTGATTCAGATTTAAAAAAAGGTAATCTTACCTACGGAGAGTTGATTCTGCCGGGACGCAGCAAAAAAGAAGTCCTCCTTTCTACGTATATTTGCCATCCTTCTCTGGCTAATGATAACTTATCCGGTTTTGTCGTTACCACGTTTCTGGCAAAGTGGCTAATGAGTTTAAGCCAGCGGGAATATACATACAGGATTATTTTCATTCCCGAGACAATCGGATCGATTGTGTACCTCAGCCGTAACATGAAAATCATGAAGAGGAATGTTATTGCCGGCTTTAATATTACTTGCGTAGGGGATGATAATTCATATTCTTATCTACCATCCAGGAAAGGGAATACTAAGGCAGACCGGATCGCTTTGCATGTTCTCAAGCATATGCATCGTGATTACATTTCGTATAGCTACCTGGATAGGGGTTCTGATGAAAGGCAATATTGTAGCCCGAGTATTGATCTGCCTGTTTGTTCTCTGATGCGGACAAAATACGGTGAGTATCCACAGTACCATACTTCTTTGGATAATCTTGAGTTGGTAACTCCCGTAGGTTTATCAGGCGGCTACGGATCGCTTAAGAAATGCCTGGAGTGCCTGGAAAATGATGACATCTTTAGAACAACGGTTTTATGCGAGCCTCAATTAGGCAGGAGACGGTTGTATGCGACCTTAAGCAGGAAAGGCAGCGAAAAACAGGTAAACGCCATGATGGATTTGTTAGCCTATACAGACGGAAAGAAATCCCTCTTAGAGGTGGCTGAAGAAATCAATCTGCCTATTTGGGAACTTTCCCCTATCATTAAGAAATTAAAAGAGTATAGACTTGTTGAGGAAGTCAAGAAATGA
- a CDS encoding AAC(3) family N-acetyltransferase translates to MLSVRQQLAKEWFDCGIKEGDIVLIHSDTKRTLRRYLLKSQVISPQIILESFLDTVGSGGTLLLPLFNFNFANGITFDIRNTVSQMGALTEAGRRHLAAVRTGHPIYSFAAIGKDSDRFKNVNNFSGYGKDSPFAILHELGGKIAVLDLSEQLSMTFYHYIEEMRNVSYRYHKTFSGGYIDIDGLKEFRTYGLFVRDLKKGVLTHVNPMGELLWQQGLYTGCRPNQGPGLRVVSANSVYDFVSKAIDSNKARGLLYILEGEASE, encoded by the coding sequence ATGCTTAGTGTAAGGCAGCAATTAGCAAAAGAATGGTTCGATTGCGGTATTAAAGAAGGGGATATTGTATTAATTCACAGTGATACCAAAAGGACCCTTAGGCGGTATCTGCTTAAATCGCAGGTTATATCGCCACAGATTATTCTTGAATCTTTTTTGGATACCGTAGGCTCCGGCGGTACTTTGTTATTGCCGCTTTTTAATTTCAATTTTGCTAATGGTATTACTTTTGATATCCGGAATACCGTATCTCAAATGGGGGCATTGACAGAAGCCGGGAGGAGGCATCTGGCAGCGGTTAGGACCGGTCATCCAATTTATTCTTTTGCGGCAATTGGTAAAGATTCCGATAGGTTCAAGAATGTAAATAACTTTAGTGGTTACGGTAAAGACTCCCCCTTTGCTATTCTCCATGAGTTGGGAGGCAAAATAGCAGTTTTAGATTTATCCGAGCAGCTCAGTATGACTTTTTATCATTATATTGAAGAAATGCGCAATGTCTCTTACCGCTATCATAAAACATTCTCGGGAGGGTATATAGACATTGATGGCCTGAAGGAATTCAGAACTTACGGCCTGTTTGTCAGGGATCTTAAGAAAGGCGTACTCACCCATGTTAACCCAATGGGCGAATTATTATGGCAACAGGGTTTGTATACTGGTTGTCGACCGAATCAAGGCCCGGGCTTAAGGGTAGTTTCGGCAAACTCAGTTTATGATTTTGTTTCTAAGGCTATTGACTCGAATAAGGCCAGGGGCCTGCTTTATATCCTAGAAGGGGAAGCTTCAGAATGA
- a CDS encoding glycosyltransferase family protein, whose product MILGIIQARMLSTRLPGKALMEVGGKPLLFHVVDRARHSKLTDKIVVATTKRKEDDAIAGYCESIGIDVFRGNELDVLDRFYKCAKLFSADIIVRITADDPFKEPAVIDKAVGILISNKNLDYVSNFIKPTYPEGVDIEAFTFSALEKAWKEAKGSADREHVTPYIWNHPNLFSILNFECEEDLSGLRWTLDTEKDLEFAREVYSRLYTPGRIFLIVDILRLLEREPQLKQINEGIERNLGYKKSVSEEKINEENR is encoded by the coding sequence ATGATTCTGGGTATTATTCAGGCAAGAATGTTATCAACCCGGTTGCCCGGTAAGGCCTTAATGGAAGTAGGCGGAAAGCCGCTTTTATTCCATGTCGTAGATAGGGCGCGACATAGCAAGCTTACTGATAAGATTGTAGTAGCCACAACAAAAAGAAAAGAAGATGATGCGATAGCCGGGTATTGTGAATCAATCGGTATTGATGTTTTCCGGGGAAATGAATTAGACGTTCTGGATAGGTTTTATAAATGTGCTAAATTATTCTCCGCAGATATTATTGTCCGCATAACGGCGGATGACCCATTTAAAGAGCCCGCAGTAATTGATAAGGCTGTAGGAATACTTATTTCTAATAAAAACCTCGATTACGTCAGTAATTTTATTAAACCGACGTATCCCGAAGGCGTTGACATAGAAGCATTCACTTTTTCTGCTTTGGAGAAGGCATGGAAAGAAGCGAAAGGTTCGGCGGATAGGGAGCATGTAACTCCATATATATGGAACCACCCAAATTTGTTCTCGATTCTGAATTTTGAATGCGAGGAAGACCTTTCAGGTCTTAGGTGGACGCTTGATACGGAGAAAGATTTAGAGTTTGCGCGTGAAGTATATTCGCGATTATATACCCCGGGTCGTATTTTTTTAATCGTAGACATACTACGCCTTCTTGAAAGAGAACCTCAACTTAAACAGATAAATGAAGGGATCGAAAGAAATCTCGGGTACAAAAAATCCGTATCGGAGGAGAAAATTAATGAAGAGAATAGGTAG
- a CDS encoding DegT/DnrJ/EryC1/StrS family aminotransferase, whose translation MKRIGSLERKYVLKVLDNQFRSSSGNQMTKLLEEAFAKKIGMKHAIAFVNGTATLHAALVAAGIGPGDEVIVPPLTMASTAFGVIHANAIPVFADIDPDTFTISPENIRKKITERTKAIIPVALYGLSPDMDEIMKIAAEHNLTVVEDDAQCLLGYYKARIVGSLGHLSSFSFQSSKHITSGEGGMVVTNSEKLADKVRRFNSLGYAGVSATKGKITRDDIQDPLYDRHMEVGFNYRLSELCSAVVLAQVERLEDMVEKRIESAYFYSEAVKDCAWLKPQKVPAGYKHSYWTYVLKLSEDAGVNWYDFRKKYIELGGDGIYSAWKLTYLEPVFQKKVFYQKGCPLTCPYYKGKVQEYQSGLCPNAEAVQPKLFQFKTNYLDKGVARRKAQALAKTIAYFK comes from the coding sequence ATGAAGAGAATAGGTAGTTTAGAACGTAAATATGTCCTGAAAGTCTTGGATAATCAGTTCAGGTCCTCTTCAGGCAACCAAATGACCAAGCTCCTTGAGGAAGCTTTTGCTAAAAAAATCGGGATGAAGCACGCAATCGCTTTCGTCAACGGAACGGCAACATTACATGCAGCCCTTGTGGCGGCAGGTATTGGTCCGGGTGATGAAGTTATCGTTCCGCCCTTAACTATGGCGAGCACTGCTTTTGGCGTTATTCATGCTAACGCGATCCCCGTCTTCGCCGATATCGACCCGGACACTTTTACTATCTCCCCCGAAAACATCAGGAAGAAGATTACCGAAAGGACGAAAGCTATTATACCGGTTGCGCTTTATGGATTATCTCCGGATATGGATGAGATAATGAAAATTGCAGCGGAACATAATTTGACTGTTGTTGAAGATGATGCACAATGTTTGCTTGGGTATTACAAAGCCAGGATTGTGGGGAGCTTAGGCCACCTTTCAAGCTTTAGCTTCCAAAGTTCAAAACATATTACCAGCGGGGAAGGTGGAATGGTTGTTACAAACAGCGAAAAATTGGCAGATAAGGTAAGGAGATTTAATAGCTTGGGTTACGCTGGTGTCAGTGCGACTAAAGGGAAGATCACGAGGGACGATATACAGGATCCGCTTTACGATAGGCATATGGAAGTAGGATTTAATTACCGGCTCTCGGAGCTTTGTTCAGCTGTTGTCTTAGCGCAGGTTGAACGCCTTGAAGATATGGTCGAAAAACGCATTGAGTCAGCTTATTTTTATTCCGAAGCTGTTAAGGATTGCGCTTGGCTCAAGCCGCAGAAAGTCCCCGCAGGTTACAAACATTCATACTGGACGTATGTCTTAAAGCTCAGTGAGGATGCCGGCGTGAACTGGTATGATTTTCGCAAGAAATATATTGAATTGGGCGGCGATGGTATATATTCTGCCTGGAAGTTAACTTACCTTGAGCCTGTTTTCCAGAAAAAAGTATTTTACCAAAAAGGTTGTCCGCTTACCTGTCCATATTACAAAGGTAAGGTTCAAGAATACCAATCAGGCCTTTGTCCGAATGCCGAGGCAGTACAGCCTAAACTATTTCAGTTTAAAACTAATTACCTAGATAAGGGTGTAGCGCGACGCAAGGCTCAAGCATTAGCCAAGACCATTGCCTATTTTAAATAG